A single region of the Rhizobium sp. NLR16a genome encodes:
- a CDS encoding DUF5675 family protein, with translation MSILYTRRTIGRAACASMLAALVKEIAYAADDTLSLRLIRTYETNVGITGELLCNGRFVAHTLERPWSLQSDVITSIPEGQYRVFLHYKEPDKQHKASGIYWRMELNWTDTKPRTAVQIHIGNTIDQTIGCILPGLTAINKELRLVDSAGAVSALEEQFYGSANPVSTPDKSIVLNISSLPKPTELMVTDDAGRTVLRQDGLKWFLIVNGQGTHMYDEIKRTTRHFVFTGAPGTFAFGRQVRIGLHGGIIEISKDGKQWRRFNPGSTVQRSDEVMKYLAPL, from the coding sequence ATGTCCATCCTCTATACGCGTAGAACTATAGGACGGGCAGCGTGCGCATCGATGCTCGCTGCCCTCGTCAAAGAGATCGCTTATGCGGCAGATGACACCCTCAGTCTGAGGCTGATCAGAACCTACGAGACGAACGTTGGGATTACGGGCGAGCTTTTATGTAACGGACGCTTCGTGGCCCACACCTTAGAGCGGCCTTGGTCTCTGCAAAGCGACGTCATCACCTCTATACCAGAGGGGCAATACCGAGTTTTTCTTCACTATAAGGAACCTGATAAGCAACACAAGGCTTCTGGTATCTATTGGCGCATGGAACTTAATTGGACTGACACAAAGCCGAGAACTGCGGTCCAGATCCACATCGGAAACACAATTGATCAAACGATTGGATGTATTTTGCCTGGCCTCACGGCTATCAACAAAGAACTGCGGCTTGTAGATTCAGCGGGAGCGGTATCAGCCTTAGAGGAACAATTCTATGGCTCCGCGAATCCAGTATCGACGCCGGACAAATCGATAGTTCTGAACATTTCGTCGTTGCCCAAACCGACAGAGCTCATGGTTACAGACGACGCCGGAAGAACTGTGCTTCGTCAGGATGGGCTGAAATGGTTTCTCATCGTAAATGGTCAAGGAACCCATATGTACGATGAAATCAAGCGAACTACGCGACACTTTGTTTTCACCGGGGCTCCGGGCACTTTCGCTTTTGGACGGCAAGTTAGGATAGGTCTGCACGGAGGCATCATCGAGATCTCGAAAGATGGGAAACAATGGCGTCGATTCAATCCGGGATCGACGGTTCAGAGAAGTGATGAGGTTATGAAATATCTCGCGCCCCTCTGA
- a CDS encoding DUF2293 domain-containing protein — translation MSVYPIDVVERHIRQNHPGCPDFAVAYFSRLVGERDWRDASLGQAVGITMQTFLRHEMTDYDTLLLLGMDRSEARNRVQPRIDAMLKVWRKKPKARKSKKVVEANNV, via the coding sequence ATGAGTGTTTATCCTATTGATGTCGTAGAAAGGCATATTCGCCAAAACCACCCGGGCTGCCCTGATTTTGCAGTCGCCTATTTCTCAAGATTGGTGGGAGAGCGTGATTGGCGGGATGCCTCGCTTGGTCAGGCAGTAGGCATCACCATGCAGACATTTCTCCGGCACGAGATGACAGACTACGACACGCTCCTTCTCCTCGGTATGGATCGAAGCGAGGCCCGCAACCGTGTACAGCCACGGATCGACGCTATGCTGAAAGTTTGGCGAAAGAAACCCAAAGCCCGCAAATCAAAGAAGGTGGTGGAGGCAAACAATGTCTAA